The following coding sequences lie in one Numenius arquata chromosome 27, bNumArq3.hap1.1, whole genome shotgun sequence genomic window:
- the BGLAP gene encoding osteocalcin, which yields MKPLVLMTLLALLTLGLCRRAADRSSSADDSPSSEAFVSRRASAEVVQRHKRNYIYDSGVYGAGAVRDPLEAKREVCEVNPDCDELADHIGFQEAYRRFYGPV from the exons ATGAAGCCCCTCGTCCTGATGACCCTCCTGGCCCTCCTCACCCTCGGCCTCTGCCGCAGAG CCGCCGACCGCTCCAGCAGTGCCGACGACTCGCCCAGCTCCGAAG CCTTCGTCTCCAGACGCGCCAGCGCCGAGGTTGTGCAGAGGCACAAGAGGAACTACATCTATGACAG CGGCGTCTACGGGGCCGGTGCCGTGCGGGATCCGCTGGAGGCCAAGCGCGAGGTGTGTGAGGTGAACCCCGACTGCGACGAGCTGGCCGACCACATCGGCTTCCAGGAGGCCTATCGGCGCTTCTACGGCCCCGTGTAG
- the PAQR6 gene encoding membrane progestin receptor delta — protein sequence MLTIKLPQIFRVHQVPRIFWEDGIMSGYRHPKSSALDCVLSSFQMTNETVNIWTHFLPTWYFVWRFLVLSSSLDLCRDPYHWPLLIYLLLVCLYPFASSCAHTFSSMSARARHLCYFCDYGALSLYSLGCAFAYGAYAMPDQWVSGVWHRYFVPAATLNSFVCTGLSCYSRFPELERPRLSKVLRTAAFVYPFLYDNIPLFCRLLFCFWSNSPWSDAVAGYCYHLLFALLTGFLFTSHLPERLAPGRFDYIGHSHQLFHICAVLGTHFQLEAVLCDARSRRGWLRGHLPVPGLPGTFGTAGLALLGNAAIIGAFTAALARAPGSSGVPPSVPPSIPSEAGCWRDQ from the exons ATGCTGACGATAAAGCTGCCGCAGATCTTCAGGGTCCATCAGGTGCCTCGG ATCTTCTGGGAGGATGGGATCATGTCAGGGTACCGGCATCCCAAGAGCTCAGCACTCGACTGCGTCCTCAGCTCCTTCCAGATGACTAATGAGACAGTCAACATCTGGACACACTTCCTGCCGacctg GTATTTCGTGTGGCGCTTCCTggtgctctcctcctccctggaCTTGTGCCGCGATCCCTACCACTGGCCCCTGCTCATCTACCTGCTGCTCGTCTGCCTCTACCCCTTCGCCTCCAGCTGTGCCCACACCTTCAGCTCCATGTCGGCCCGTGCCCGCCACCTCTGCTACTTCTGCGACTACGGAGCCCTCAGCCTCTACAGCCTGG GCTGTGCTTTTGCCTACGGGGCCTACGCGATGCCGGACCAGTGGGTCAGCGGCGTTTGGCACCGTTACTTTGTCCCTGCGGCCACTTTGAACTCCTTCGTCTGCACCGGCCTCTCCTGCTACTCCCG CTTCCCTGAGCTGGAGCGTCCCCGGCTGAGCAAGGTGCTGCGGACGGCGGCTTTCGTCTATCCCTTTCTCTACGATAACATCCCACTCTTCTGCCGG ctcctctTCTGTTTCTGGAGTAACAGCCCCTGGAGCGACGCCGTGGCCGGTTACTGCTATCACCTCCTCTTCGCACTTCTCACCGGCTTCCTCTTCACCTCCCACCTTCCCGAGCGCCTGGCGCCCGGCCGCTTCGACTACATCG GACACAGCCACCAGCTCTTCCACATCTGCGCCGTGCTGGGCACCCACTTCCAGCTGGAGGCCGTTCTCTGCGACGcgcgctcccgccggggctgGCTACGGGGCCACCTGCCCGTCCCGGGGCTCCCTGGCACCTTTGGCACCGCTGGACTGGCCCTTTTGGGCAACGCTGCCATCATCGGTGCCTTCACCGCAGCCTTGGCCCGGGCGCCTGGCAGCTCAGGAGTCCCCCCGAGTGTCCCCCCGAGCATCCCCAGCGAGGCCGGGTGCTGGAGGGACCAATGA